A window of the Podarcis raffonei isolate rPodRaf1 chromosome 4, rPodRaf1.pri, whole genome shotgun sequence genome harbors these coding sequences:
- the LOC128412109 gene encoding olfactory receptor 51G1-like, with translation MNISHLENQTFNPSTFLLTGFLGLEYAHRWISLPFCFIYMTVILGNCTILHVIRTDSSLHEPMYYFLAMLALTDLGLCLTTLPTVLGIFWFDAREIPFSACFTQLFFIHSLSLVESSVLLSMAFDRFVAICNPLRYGSILTTQRIVTMALAFAFRSFSLIVPLPLLLRRFHYCRTNVLSHSYCLHLEIMKLACSDIIVNHIYGLTVVAFTVGIDSLLIFLSYVFILKTVLSIASREERLKAFNTCVSHICAVLLFYVPMIGLSLIHRFGERAPHIVHILMSYVYLLAPPLMNPVVYSIKTKQIRQRILKKLCAVKLIQT, from the coding sequence ATGAACATCTCCCATTTGGAGAACCAAACCTTCAACCCCTCCACATTCCTCTTGACAGGCTTTCTTGGGCTGGAGTACGCCCATCGCTGGATctccctccccttctgcttcATCTACATGACGGTGATCTTGGGGAACTGCACAATCCTCCATGTGATCCGAACAGACTCAAGCTTGCACGAGCCAATGTATTATTTCCTGGCCATGCTGGCCTTGACCGACCTGGGCTTGTGCCTCACTACGTTACCCACAGTGCTGGGCATATTTTGGTTCGATGCTCGCGAGATCCCTTTCAGCGCCTGCTTCACACAGCTCTTCTTCATTCACTCCCTCTCCCTCGTTGAATCTtccgtgctcttgtccatggccTTTGACCGCTTCGTGGCCATCTGCAACCCGCTGAGATATGGCTCCATCTTGACCACCCAGAGGATCGTGACAATGGCGCTGGCCTTTGCATTCCGCAGCTTTTCCCTGATTGTGCCTCTGCCGCTGCTTCTCCGACGCTTCCATTACTGCAGGACCAATGTCCTCTCTCACTCCTACTGCTTGCATCTGGAAATCATGAAGCTGGCCTGCTCAGACATCATCGTCAACCACATCTATGGGCTGACCGTTGTGGCCTTCACGGTGGGAATCGACTCCCTCCTGATCTTCCTCTCTTACGTCTTCATCCTGAAAACAGTCCTGAGCATTGCCTCCAGAGAAGAGCGCCTCAAGGCCTTCAACACTTGCGTCTCCCACATCTGTGCTGTCCTGCTCTTCTACGTGCCCATGATAGGCCTGTCGTTGATCCACCGCTTTGGGGAACGTGCCCCTCACATCGTCCACATACTCATGTCCTACGTCTATTTGCTGGCACCTCCTCTGATGAACCCAGTTGTGTATAGTATCAAGACGAAGCAGATCCGCCAACGTATCCTCAAGAAACTCTGTGCTGTGAAGCTCATCCAGACATAA